The Panicum hallii strain FIL2 chromosome 9, PHallii_v3.1, whole genome shotgun sequence genome has a window encoding:
- the LOC112874407 gene encoding ADP-ribosylation factor 1-like isoform X1 yields the protein MVPVSCSTRTYISSYSLVQGQGPSPTSQLELHTDLVRASELAMGLAMGRLLGLSYRLTKQLEARILMLGLDAAGKTTMLYKLKTGEVASTIATVAFNIERIEYRNISFTFWDVGGHAPNRPLWKYYFHDTQGLVFVVDSNDRDRIRLARDELNNLLNAEELRDAALLVLANQQDLPNAMSTAEMSEELGLHQSLGNRRWHIQSACATSGEGLYEGLDWLCTNVDIKVR from the exons ATGGTGCCTGTGAGTTGCTCGACACGTACGTATATATCCTCCTATTCCTTGGTACAA GGACAGGGACCATCACCGACCTCTCAACTTGAGCTCCATACAGATCTAGTCAGAGCGAGCGAGCTAGCGATGGGGCTGGCGATGGGGCGGCTGCTGGGCCTCAGCTATCGCCTGACGAAGCAGCTCGAGGCGCGGATCCTCATGCTAGGGCTGGACGCCGCCGGCAAGACCACCATGCTCTACAAGCTCAAGACCGGCGAGGTCGCCTCCACCATCGCAACCGTCG CATTCAACATCGAGAGAATCGAGTACAGGAACATCAGCTTCACTTTCTGGGATGTCGGCGGCCATGCCCCT AACCGGCCCTTGTGGAAGTACTACTTCCATGACACCCAGGGCCTCGTCTTCGTCGTCGACAGCAACGACAGGGACCGCATTCGACTGGCCAGGGATGAGCTCAACAACTTGCTCAACGCG GAGGAGCTCAGAGACGCTGCGCTGCTCGTGCTTGCAAACCAGCAGGACCTTCCCAACGCCATGAGTACAGCAGAGATGTCAGAGGAGCTTGGCCTTCATCAGTCCCTTGGCAACCGTAGATG GCACATTCAGAGTGCTTGTGCCACCTCAGGAGAAGGCCTCTACGAGGGTCTGGACTGGCTCTGCACCAACGTCGATATAAAG GTCAGATGA
- the LOC112874407 gene encoding ADP-ribosylation factor 1-like isoform X2 has protein sequence MGLAMGRLLGLSYRLTKQLEARILMLGLDAAGKTTMLYKLKTGEVASTIATVAFNIERIEYRNISFTFWDVGGHAPNRPLWKYYFHDTQGLVFVVDSNDRDRIRLARDELNNLLNAEELRDAALLVLANQQDLPNAMSTAEMSEELGLHQSLGNRRWHIQSACATSGEGLYEGLDWLCTNVDIKVR, from the exons ATGGGGCTGGCGATGGGGCGGCTGCTGGGCCTCAGCTATCGCCTGACGAAGCAGCTCGAGGCGCGGATCCTCATGCTAGGGCTGGACGCCGCCGGCAAGACCACCATGCTCTACAAGCTCAAGACCGGCGAGGTCGCCTCCACCATCGCAACCGTCG CATTCAACATCGAGAGAATCGAGTACAGGAACATCAGCTTCACTTTCTGGGATGTCGGCGGCCATGCCCCT AACCGGCCCTTGTGGAAGTACTACTTCCATGACACCCAGGGCCTCGTCTTCGTCGTCGACAGCAACGACAGGGACCGCATTCGACTGGCCAGGGATGAGCTCAACAACTTGCTCAACGCG GAGGAGCTCAGAGACGCTGCGCTGCTCGTGCTTGCAAACCAGCAGGACCTTCCCAACGCCATGAGTACAGCAGAGATGTCAGAGGAGCTTGGCCTTCATCAGTCCCTTGGCAACCGTAGATG GCACATTCAGAGTGCTTGTGCCACCTCAGGAGAAGGCCTCTACGAGGGTCTGGACTGGCTCTGCACCAACGTCGATATAAAG GTCAGATGA